One window of the Salvelinus sp. IW2-2015 linkage group LG10, ASM291031v2, whole genome shotgun sequence genome contains the following:
- the mns1 gene encoding meiosis-specific nuclear structural protein 1, which translates to MKKIITFLPGKIYKSTRGLQQLHAMMASMSQRRNMTHSQQQRVISEFRRQEEQREDQTKRITKDRQMQANVMSEERLEKKRYLRKVQDELHESQIEDALIKAEEERIYKEKQLQQEERMAQELARISYEKLRDVKMRQYIKENSVELRELEGQLKSAYLNRERAAQIAEKESMRYETVRQEADIARKMKSEHERASMEQEKQDHKRYEEVVQYQQELEQQLEEKEHKRQEAYEEFLKEKLMVDEIVRKIYEEDQMERQLRLEKITATQRYIEEFKSQQTEWRLMEREKMEAENRRILEFASYQQHKEKSRMEKVREREQAKEHLHQMLTEKIEMERQQRDEMERVREELCLEEQAEAARQKQIEDMEKRIRQRLELQQTCQEQIAFKEMRRQAEKVEEEAFRQMMMAKFAEDDRIEQMNAQKRRMKQLEHKRAVEKLLEDRRQQYLADKEREAEERAMEQERETLRRQIIEEERQSLLKLHATKLLGYLPKGIFREDDLEHFDEDFRSNFQKRQADIFDEEGWGDDE; encoded by the exons ATGAAGAAGATTATTACATTTCTGCCTGGTAAAATATACAAATCAACGAGAGGCTTGCAACAGCTCCACGCAATGATG GCTTCAATGAGCCAGCGGCGCAACATGACRCACAGTCAACAGCAGAGGGTGATTTCGGAATTTCGACGGCAGGAAGAGCAACGAGAAGACCAGACAAAACGCATCACTAAGGACAGACAAATGCAAGCCAATGTAATGAGTGAGGAGAGACTTGAAAAGAAGCGATACCTACGCAAGGTGCAAGACGAGCTGCACGAAAGCCAAATTGAGGATGCTCTCATCAAG gcagaggaggagagaatataCAAGGAAAAGCAACTGCAACAAGAGGAGAGAATGGCACAAGAACTGGCCCGCATCAGCTATGAAAAGCTTAGAGATGTAAAAATGAGGCAATATATAAAAGAGAACAG TGTTGAACTCCGTGAGTTGGAGGGGCAGCTCAAGTCTGCATACCTAAACCGGGAGAGGGCTGCACAGATTGCTGAAAAGGAGTCTATGAGATATGAGACAGTG CGCCAGGAGGCTGATATTGCTCGTAAGATGAAGAGCGAGCATGAGCGGGCCTCTATGGAGCAGGAGAAGCAAGACCATAAGCGCTACGAGGAGGTGGTGCAGTACCAGCAGGAGCTGGAACAGCAGCTGGARGAGAAAGAGCACAAGAGACAGGAGGCTTATGAGGAGTTCCTCAAGGAGAAACTCATGGTTGACGAAATCGTCAGGAAGATCTATGAGGAGGATCAAAT GGAGAGGCAGTTAAGACTGGAAAAGATAACAGCCACTCAAAGGTACATAGAGGAGTTCAAGAGCCAGCAGACTGAGTGGAGACTGATGGAGCGGGAGAAGATGGAGGCTGAGAACAGACGCATCCTGGAATTTGCCAGTTACCAGCAGCATAAGGAGAAGAGCAGAATGGAGAAAGTCAGAGAACGAGAGCAGGCAAAAGAACATCTTCACCAGATG CTCACTGAGAAGATTGAAATGGAGAGGCAGCAGCGTGAYGAGATGGAGCGTGTTCGTGAAGAGCTTTGTCTGGAGGAGCAAGCCGAAGCTGCAAGGCAGAAACAaatc GAAGATATGGAGAAGAGAATCAGACAGAGGCTGGAGTTGCAGCAGACCTGCCAAGAGCAAATAGCCTTCAAGGAAATGCGGAGGCAGGctgagaaggtggaggaggaggcctTCAGGCAGATGATGATGGCCAAGTTTGCTGAGGACGACCGCATAGAGCAGATGAATGCCCAGAAACGTCGCATGAAGCAGCTTGAGCACAAGAGGGCTGTGGAGAAACTGCTGGAGGACAGGAGACAGCAGTACCTGGCTGACAAG GAACGTGAGGCTGAAGAAAGAGCAATGGAACAGGAGAGGGAGACATTGCGTCGACAGATCATTGAGGAGGAAAGGCAAAGCCTTCTCAAACTCCATGCCACAAAACTTCTGGGCTATCTACCTAAG GGCATATTCCGGGAAGATGACCTTGAACACTTTGATGAGGACTTcagaagcaatttccaaaagcgCCAGGCCGACATCTTTGATGAAGAGGGCTGGGGAGATGATGAATAA